A region of the Candidatus Cloacimonadota bacterium genome:
GAATCACATCTGCGTATTTCAGACAAAGAAATCCATTCCGATCTCGTTCCCCATGGGCGGTCGGACATGATCGTATCCATGGAACCTATGGAATCTCTACGCTATTTTCCCTATCTCAAACACGATGGCTGGCTCATTACAAATATCACTCCTTTTGTGAATATTCCTGATTATCCAAAAGTCGAGCACCTCCTTAAAGAGATACATGGGCATAAACATAGTATTGCTATCGATGGAGATGCAATTGCAAGAGAGATCGGTTCTCCTCGTTCAATGAATATGGTCATGCTCGGTGCATCTGCACCATTCCTCGATATTCCTATTGAAATGCTCGAGGAAGGTATTAAGGCCGTTTTTGGTCGCAAAGGTGAAGACATCGTACAAAAAAATCTCGATGCATTGCATCGGGGAAGAGATTACGCAGAACAGCATAGAACATAACTCATGAATAACAGAAAAAATCTTGTCATACGCCTGAAACAGTTCATCCACCATGAAGATCTTATCGAACAGGGAGACAAGCTGCTTATCGGAGTATCCGGCG
Encoded here:
- a CDS encoding indolepyruvate oxidoreductase subunit beta — encoded protein: MKKDIILAGVGGQGILSIATIIGYAAVKSNLYLKQAEVHGMSQRGGAVESHLRISDKEIHSDLVPHGRSDMIVSMEPMESLRYFPYLKHDGWLITNITPFVNIPDYPKVEHLLKEIHGHKHSIAIDGDAIAREIGSPRSMNMVMLGASAPFLDIPIEMLEEGIKAVFGRKGEDIVQKNLDALHRGRDYAEQHRT